In the bacterium SCSIO 12741 genome, CTGGAAAATTCACCGGTAGCTACTGAAGACACAGCTCCACCTCCCATTCCAATGCGGTAGTTGTCTCCACCCATAACTACGATTTGATCGCCAGCATCTGGAGTATCTTTTAAGGCTTCTTGCTTTTTACCGTATCCAATTCCACCGGCCAGCATGATTACCTTATCAAATCCGAATTTCTTTTCGCCTTCTTCGTGTTCAAAGGTGAGTACCGATCCATTAATCAACGGCTGGCCAAACTTGTTTCCAAAATCGGAAGCACCATCAGATGCTTTAATCAGGATATCCATCGGAGTTTGGTACAACCATTTTCTCTCATCCATGTTTTCCCAGTTCCGGTCATTTTCCAGGCGGGAATAGGAAGTCATGTATACGGCGGTTCCGGCCAAAGGCATAGATCCTTTTCCACCGGCCATTCTATCGCGAATCTCTCCACCACTTCCGGTTGCAGCCCCGTTAAAGGGCTCAACGGTTGTTGGGAAGTTATGGGTTTCCGCTTTGAGCGAAATCACAGAATCAAATTCTGAGGTAACGAAAGTGGAAGACTCATCTTGGCGCTCAGGGGCGAATTGCTCGGCTTTGGGTCCTTCGATAAAGGCTACATTGTCTTTGTAGGCGCTAACAATTCGATTCGGATTTTCGGCCGAGGTTTTCTTGATCAGTTTGAATAGAGAAGAAGGCATTTCTTCACCGTCGATGATAAACTGACCGTTAAATATTTTATGACGGCAGTGCTCTGAATTAACCTGGGAGAATCCAAAGATCTCGCTATCGGTCAATTTTCTGCCCAGTTGTTCAGCTACATCACGTAGGTAGGCAATTTCTTCGCCGCTAAGGGCCAGCCCTTCCTGCTTGTTGTAAGCTTCAATATCTTCAATATACTCAACCTGATCAGGCTGCTTGTCAATGGTAAACAGGGATTGATCCAGGTTTTGGTAGAGAACTTCCAGCATCGGATCATGGTCTGCCGATTCATTTTCCACCTGAAAGAATTCTTCAATTCGTTCGATTCCTTCAACACCCATGTTTTGGGTAATTTCAACTGCATTGGTACTCCAAGGGGTAATCATCTCCCGGCGTGGGCCTACAAAAAAACCTTCTACCGTTTCGGTATCGAGGGGAGTAGCATTTCCAAAAAGCCAGGTGAGTTTGGAGAGGTCGGCTTCTGATAATTTTCCGGAGAGACCCACTGCGTAAAATTTAGTGGAATCGGAAGCGAAGAACTGAATCATAAATCGTATTGTTTTTCCTTGTTTTCTATCCCGAAGGATCATACAACGAATACGTCTGTTTTTAGAAGAGGCAAAAGTAATTATTAGCCCTGACAGGCTCTACATTTACTCCGATTATTATTAACATTGCCACGCGATTATGAGCTTCTGGGAGGGAATCTATTTTTTGTCGGCAACGGCGATGCTTTTTTTGGTTACCGGAAGACTCCGAGTAGTCCGCAATTCCTCTTTGTCTCCACGCCTGGTTCAGCTCATTTATTTGGTTAAGGTAGCTACGGGATTGGTCCTGGCAGCTTTGTACCATTATTACTACCGCAATTCGGATATCCATCGGTACTTGAGTGATGGTATTATTATAGGTCAGGTTTTCTTCGAAGATCCTTTGACCTACTTTAAGATTTTGCTCTCCGTTGATATGCAGTCGCCGGAGGTACAGGCCACCTTACAAAACCTGAATCATTGGTCTCGGGTTCATCATTACGGTCTCTTCAATGATAACATGACCATTGTGCGGTTCAATGCCTTGCTCTATCCCTTTACCGGAGGAAATATTGCGGTGCACACAGCTGTGGTCAATTTTTTATCCCTGTTCGGAATCATGGGGTTAATCCGGGCTTTTGAAAAGAATGGAATTCGAAATCACCAGGTACTGGTGGCGCTATTCTTATTTCCTGAAGTGTTGCTTTGGTCTTCAGGTCTGTTGAAAGAGGGGCTGCTTTTTATGGCCATGGGAGGTTATGTTTTTGTGTTTTTCCAATGGATTGGCCGATCCTTTGCCTGGCGCTATGTGTTGGTGTTTGCCCTGAGTTTTGCTTTGGGACTAATCATTAAGCCCTACGTATTGCTTTGTATGATTCCTGGAAGTTTAACCGTCGTGCTTAACCGGGCTTTTCCTAAGTTGGGTCTTGGGAAGGCTTTGGTATTCGTTTTTGTGCTTGGCGTTGCAGGATTATTTCTGCTCGATCTGGTTGGTATAGATGTACCGAATAACATTTACCAAAAACAGCAGGACTTTCTGCTCCTTGCTCCAGAATCGGGAAGCTTTTTCCAATCCTTCGCCCTTGAACCAAACTGGACAAGTCTTTTGCTTCATGCACCTGAAGCATTATGGAATACCTTCTCAAGACCAATGCCCTGGAATGCCCACAATCTGATCTCCTGGATTCCGGCGATCGAGAATCTGTTGGTTTTGGTATTGCTCTTTTTGGCCGTTATTTTCCCTTCCCGTGAAATTGGAAAGCGAAAGGAACTCTTGGTTTTTTCTGTACTCTTTGTATTGATCTTGTTTTTGGTAGTAGGCTGGGTTACGCCCATTTCAGGAGCATTGGTTAGGTACAAAGTTCCGGGTTTACCCTTCCTTTTGGTGAGCCTCTACTTACTGGTCGATCAAAAACGTTTGCAGGAAGGAATTAGGAAAATACTTGGAAAGTAATCAACGCAAGTACGTAAGCTGATGCGGTCATAAATCCCAGTTGAATCATAGGCCATTTCCAACCACCGGTCTCTTTTTTCATCACAGCCAGAGTGCTGATGCATTGCATGGCCAGGGCATAAAACACAAGAAGCGAAAGAATAACGGCCAGGGAATAAACCGGTTCGCCTGCTTCATTTTTATCCTCCCTCAGTTTTTCTACAATGGGACTTACATCATCACCTGCATCTTCCAGGGCGTAGATGGTGGACAGCGTTCCCACAAAAACTTCGCGAGCAGCGAATGAGGTGATCAGCGAAATGCCAATTTTCCAATCATAACCCAAGGGTTTGATCGCCGGTTCGATAAACTTTCCGGCCTGTCCTATTAAGCTGTTTTCCAATTTAAGTTGAGCCAGTTCCTGTTCGTTATACTGAGCCGTTAACTCGGGGTCGTTGTTTTGGATTTTCTGAAAGGTCGAGTTAAATCCTACACTCGACATGATGTATAGAATCAACGAAACAATCAGAATGACTTTACCCGCTTGAACCACAAAAGATCGACTCTTTTCAAACATGGTAAGCGTCACATTTCTAAGTCCCGGAACTTTGTAGTCGGGAAGTTCCAAAAGAAGCATCGAGCGTCCACCACTTTTCATCAATTTGCTGATGATCCATGCAGTTAGAAAAGAAATGAAGGCGCCAAAGAAATAGAGGCCAAGTAGTAAAAGTCCCTGGATATTGAAGGGGCCAAAGTGGGCTTCTGGAGACACCAACAAGGCTATCAGCGTGGCATATACAGGTATCCGGGCCGAACAAGTCATAAACGGGATGACCAACATGGTGATCAATTTTTCCCGAGGATGTTTTAAGGTACGTGTGGCCATAATCGCAGGAATAGCGCAGGCATATCCGGATATGAGTGGAACTACACTTCTTCCTGAGAGCCCAAAAGGCTTAACCAATCGATCCATTAAATAGACCACCCGGCTCATGTAACCGGATTCTTCAAACAAGGCTATGAATAAAAAGAGCAGGGCTATCTGAGGAACGAAAATGACAATGCCACCAATTCCAGGAATGATTCCATCGGTAATGGCTCGGGTAAACCAGTTGCTGGGTAGCGTTTTCGCAGACCATTCTCCCAGCCATGCAAATCCGGCGTCGATCCAATCCATCGGGTAGGAGGCCCAGGAAAATACCGACTGAAAAACCAAAAGCAGTAAAACCCCAAACAGGACATAGCCCCAAAAAGGGTGTACCAAAAGTTTATCCAATCGATTGGATCTGGTATCAAAAGGCTTTTCTTCCCGAGTAATAGCCTCCGGTGTTTTTAAAAGGTCGATACGCTCCAATCTATCTCGTAAATCCTGAGTGATTTTGAGCGTAACTTCTTTGGGCGGTCTACTGTCCTCTTTGCGATAGGCCAGGCACATGGCAACCCAATCCGAATAGGCGATGGGCTCCTTCATCGAAGGGATCGATCCGGATTGAAATTCGAGTTCCTTTTTAGCTGGAATGGGCGTTTGTTTGGATTTACTCAAAACATTCTTGAGCTCGTTGACTCCTTCGCCGGTTTCAGCATTGCAGGGAATAAAAGGAATGTCAAACTCCTTTTTCAGCATTTCAATCCAGTGCTTCACTTCCTGTATGTCCGACTTCTTGCGGTAGTTGAATGCTCCGATTACCGGAATACCTAAATCCAACAATTGGGAAAGGATCAGCAGGTTTTTGTGCGGATTCTTCCATTCTACCAGGCAGACGTAAACGGTGTCAGGCGATTCTTTGTGATGCTCAAGAATGCGTTCTACTCCAATACGCTCATCATCACTTCCGGGGTATAAGCTGTATATCCCAGGAAGATCGGTAACATGAATGGTTTGCTCCTGATGTACAAAACTTCCAGAACGATGGTCTACGGTGATTCCAGGATAATTCCCAGTCCGCTGATTCATTCCGGTCAACCGGTTAAATAAGGAGGTTTTTCCCGAATTCGGGTTACCTGCCAAAACCACTTCTATAGGAGATGTACTACTCAAAATCTACTTGTACCAATTGGGCTTCTTCTCGCCGAATCACAAACTGATAACGATCACACTGAATCATTAAAGGTCCTTTGAAGGGAGCTTTACGAATAACTCGGCAATGGCGATTTTGCCCCAGCCCGAATTCCAGCAATTTGATGGCTAACTCTGAATCTTCAATGCGAGTAACCCGCAACATTTTCTGTTGGGGAGCATTGGCGAGATTATAATGGAACGAATCCTTTTTCAATATTGTTTAGAATCATTCTAACTTAGCTGCGAAATTAACGCAAAATATACCCTGATAGCTACCTACAGTTAGGTATTTTCTCATGGGCATTCAAAACCATCTTCTACCTTTACACCGCCTAATTTTAATGCCTATGAAATCCGTCCTTCGAGGAATCTTTTGTGTCGTGCTGATTGCCACTGGTCTGGCTTCTTGCGTGAGTACAGAAGAAGTTGATTTGGTGGTACACAATGCTTCCATCTTTACCCTGAATGATCAGAACGAAGTATTCAGCGCTATGGCTATTCGTCAAGGGCGAATTGTTGAGATTGGCCCAGAGCATCAAATTTTGAACAAGTACCATGCTGATGAATTTCTGGATTTAAGAAAACGTCCGGTTTTACCTGGGTTTGTGGATGCGGCATCCAGAGCCCATTTTGAATACTTTCAAAACCTGGAACGTGAAGTTCATGATACATCCTGGACTCGACTTTTTGACCAGTGGAGTAGCCTGGGCTATACCGGAATAACATTAATGGATGCCAATGCTAACTATCGGGATCAGTGGAATCGTGATTCCATTCCGGTTAGGATGAACCTAATGTTGCATGCGGATTCGTTGAACTGGCAATGGCTGAATCGAAATGGAGGATTGCCCGATTCTTTAATTCAGCTGAACGGTCTATCCTTTATGGACTGGAGTGAAACTACTACCGGTGTTTTTTTCGATTCTTCCGCTGAAGTGTCGATTGCTGAAATTGCAGATGTACTGGATCAGATGAACTGTTGGGTTAACCTGGGGGTACACTCAGATTCTCTATATAAAATGGCTCAAGGGGTATATGCTGAGGTGTTGGCCGAAGTGAATGACAAGCGTTGGTCCCTTACTTCCTATTCACCGGATAGGGTCTCGCCAAAGTGGTTGAAAAAGCACTCGGTTTTGCCGTTAATTGCTCCAGTTGATTTTCGTCCTGAAAAAGTAGATTGGTTAGCGCTATGGAAGGCCAATCATTTTTTAGCAGCGGGTTCTACCGGAATGATTCCACAACACCCCATGGAAGCCTACGTTCATTTGGTACAGGCCGGCCTGGATCGCAATGAATCTTACAAGGCCTTGAGTCGGTACCCGGCATTGTTGGCCGGTTGGGATCAATGCGGTCGATTAGAAGCCGGCTACTGGGCCGATTTTATCATCACCAATAGAGATCCCTTTAATGCTCCCTTGGAAGAGCTAACTCAAATTGAAATTCGTCGAACCTTTGTCGGCGGTAAACCCATTTACTCTTCCAGTCGTAAATAAACCGGGAGAAAATCCGTTTGTACGTCCAGAAATCGGCTCCGTCACCTGGAGCGATTTTAGTTTATATTTGGTTGAATTGCAAAATGTGCCGTTATGTTTGATGAGGTTAAAAGACTGTTTGATGTCCACCGTTACCAGCTAAAACACTATCCGAAAAGTGATGCCCTTGGGGCAAAAATTGATGGTAAATGGGTCACTACCAGTATTGAATCCACCGTTGATCAGGCCAATCAGGTGAGCCGTGCCTTGCTGAGTATGGGTATTGGTAAAGGCGATAAAATTGCTTTGATATCCAACAACCGCCCCGAATGGGTGATTATGGATTGCGGT is a window encoding:
- the feoB gene encoding ferrous iron transport protein B; protein product: MSSTSPIEVVLAGNPNSGKTSLFNRLTGMNQRTGNYPGITVDHRSGSFVHQEQTIHVTDLPGIYSLYPGSDDERIGVERILEHHKESPDTVYVCLVEWKNPHKNLLILSQLLDLGIPVIGAFNYRKKSDIQEVKHWIEMLKKEFDIPFIPCNAETGEGVNELKNVLSKSKQTPIPAKKELEFQSGSIPSMKEPIAYSDWVAMCLAYRKEDSRPPKEVTLKITQDLRDRLERIDLLKTPEAITREEKPFDTRSNRLDKLLVHPFWGYVLFGVLLLLVFQSVFSWASYPMDWIDAGFAWLGEWSAKTLPSNWFTRAITDGIIPGIGGIVIFVPQIALLFLFIALFEESGYMSRVVYLMDRLVKPFGLSGRSVVPLISGYACAIPAIMATRTLKHPREKLITMLVIPFMTCSARIPVYATLIALLVSPEAHFGPFNIQGLLLLGLYFFGAFISFLTAWIISKLMKSGGRSMLLLELPDYKVPGLRNVTLTMFEKSRSFVVQAGKVILIVSLILYIMSSVGFNSTFQKIQNNDPELTAQYNEQELAQLKLENSLIGQAGKFIEPAIKPLGYDWKIGISLITSFAAREVFVGTLSTIYALEDAGDDVSPIVEKLREDKNEAGEPVYSLAVILSLLVFYALAMQCISTLAVMKKETGGWKWPMIQLGFMTASAYVLALITFQVFS
- a CDS encoding ferrous iron transport protein A; translated protein: MKKDSFHYNLANAPQQKMLRVTRIEDSELAIKLLEFGLGQNRHCRVIRKAPFKGPLMIQCDRYQFVIRREEAQLVQVDFE
- a CDS encoding amidohydrolase family protein — encoded protein: MKSVLRGIFCVVLIATGLASCVSTEEVDLVVHNASIFTLNDQNEVFSAMAIRQGRIVEIGPEHQILNKYHADEFLDLRKRPVLPGFVDAASRAHFEYFQNLEREVHDTSWTRLFDQWSSLGYTGITLMDANANYRDQWNRDSIPVRMNLMLHADSLNWQWLNRNGGLPDSLIQLNGLSFMDWSETTTGVFFDSSAEVSIAEIADVLDQMNCWVNLGVHSDSLYKMAQGVYAEVLAEVNDKRWSLTSYSPDRVSPKWLKKHSVLPLIAPVDFRPEKVDWLALWKANHFLAAGSTGMIPQHPMEAYVHLVQAGLDRNESYKALSRYPALLAGWDQCGRLEAGYWADFIITNRDPFNAPLEELTQIEIRRTFVGGKPIYSSSRK